A stretch of Paenibacillus mucilaginosus 3016 DNA encodes these proteins:
- a CDS encoding choice-of-anchor I family protein codes for MNGSTNPPSLDIVSLRTGQEMSKDATVNVKALSETGGFVYGDLTSVDINTATQRIAVSVQEADFAKKGRILVLDYDGALLQTYEAGVQPDMIKFTSDGRYILTADEGEPREADSAETDPHGSVTIVDTLAEDNNASVTHVKFDHPDVIDDGVLIRGAYGSPKNKILGPGSKQDALFDLEPEYITLSEDGSRAYVSLQENNAIATIDIAARSVLSVKGLGFKDWNDPRNPVDVIKDGRIHMENVPFQGVYMPDGISSYTVNGTTYVLSANEGDGTEWDFRENVSTVKDLKESLTAGSAAARFLEGKTAYDKVEAVSGIRPDGIYMFGARSFSIWNTTGMTQVYDSGSDFEQITAQRLPNHFNTSNSKTTSDDRSAKKGPEPEGITLGKVGDRMLAFVGLERVGGIMTYDVTNPAHAEFVNYTNTRDFTLQDPLATDTGPEGIEFIPASDSPTGLPLLLVASEVGGTVAVLQIEEPQLTLDQPELALKVGGSPVQLKVQVTPSDAEAEITWSSSNPAAAAVSSSGIVTPVAPGSTRITAATASGYGTAFSEVTVTASDSVDSGGGTDHDDSDDSSDGGSSSASGGGVSTGGTAPNGSAPVVTSNGNSQVQVTLTAALDGAGKASIAAEQVNELLEAVEQAAAEGKSAGIVFKVTGGDSTTRALQLAVPGDAFAAIAKSKAAQLTVSTALGSLTFDRTALTAIPSAGEDGDVTVGIAREEQGALSAGLPEAARETIGAAIGSRPVFTYTVVSGRANVSAFGGGKVNIHMPYEAAAGEGPDSLVGYHLTGDSLEVLPYSFYDAAADTLILRVHHLSRYAVGYNPLHFEDMGSSFARPHTSFLAARGIVNGTLPQTFSPQAPVTRADLAVMLARMAGAGQGTAQGTSFTDVPADAYYAAAVQWAVDTGITDGVRETEFAPQAPVTREQMAAMLVRYASAMKHALPRTASAVPFADQSSIPAYAQAASQALQQAGIVDGKSYTDRTGSFFAGADAVTREEAAKMLSMLLKRTIQ; via the coding sequence GTGAACGGCTCCACGAATCCGCCAAGCCTGGATATCGTAAGTCTGCGGACCGGACAGGAGATGAGCAAGGATGCCACCGTCAACGTCAAGGCATTGTCCGAAACGGGCGGCTTCGTCTATGGGGATCTGACCAGCGTGGATATCAATACAGCGACCCAGCGGATTGCCGTCTCCGTGCAGGAAGCTGACTTTGCCAAGAAGGGGCGGATCCTGGTCCTGGATTATGATGGCGCTCTGCTGCAGACGTACGAGGCAGGGGTCCAGCCCGATATGATCAAGTTCACTTCGGACGGCCGGTATATCCTGACGGCCGACGAAGGAGAGCCGCGAGAAGCAGATTCGGCGGAGACGGACCCGCATGGCAGCGTGACGATCGTGGACACGTTGGCTGAAGATAACAATGCCTCCGTAACGCATGTCAAGTTCGACCATCCGGATGTGATCGATGACGGGGTACTGATCCGGGGCGCGTATGGATCCCCGAAGAACAAGATTCTGGGCCCGGGGAGCAAGCAGGATGCCCTCTTCGACCTGGAGCCGGAATACATCACGCTGTCGGAAGATGGAAGCCGGGCCTATGTCTCCCTCCAGGAGAATAATGCCATTGCGACGATCGATATCGCTGCTCGTTCGGTTCTGAGCGTAAAGGGTCTCGGGTTTAAAGATTGGAATGACCCCCGGAATCCCGTCGATGTGATCAAGGACGGCCGCATTCATATGGAGAATGTGCCGTTCCAAGGGGTCTACATGCCGGACGGAATCTCCAGCTACACGGTGAACGGGACAACGTATGTGCTTTCGGCGAATGAAGGGGACGGGACCGAGTGGGACTTCCGGGAGAACGTCAGCACGGTGAAGGATCTCAAGGAGAGCTTGACGGCCGGTTCGGCCGCAGCCCGGTTCCTCGAGGGCAAGACAGCCTATGATAAAGTGGAGGCCGTCAGCGGTATAAGGCCGGACGGCATCTACATGTTCGGCGCCCGCTCCTTCTCCATCTGGAATACAACCGGGATGACACAAGTGTATGACAGCGGAAGCGACTTCGAGCAGATCACGGCCCAGCGGCTGCCGAATCATTTCAACACCAGCAACAGCAAGACGACGTCCGATGACCGCAGCGCCAAGAAAGGGCCGGAGCCGGAAGGGATCACCCTCGGCAAGGTCGGGGACCGGATGCTGGCCTTCGTGGGTCTCGAACGGGTCGGCGGTATCATGACCTATGATGTGACGAACCCCGCTCATGCTGAGTTTGTGAACTACACCAATACGAGAGACTTCACGCTGCAGGATCCGCTCGCGACCGATACGGGACCCGAAGGCATCGAATTCATCCCGGCGTCAGACTCTCCGACGGGCCTGCCTCTGCTGCTGGTGGCCAGCGAAGTCGGAGGCACCGTGGCCGTGCTGCAGATCGAGGAGCCGCAGCTTACCCTCGATCAGCCTGAGCTTGCTCTGAAGGTTGGCGGCAGTCCCGTGCAGCTGAAGGTGCAAGTAACACCGTCGGATGCCGAGGCAGAGATCACCTGGTCTTCATCCAATCCGGCCGCCGCTGCTGTCAGCAGCAGCGGGATCGTGACACCGGTCGCCCCCGGCAGTACGCGGATTACCGCTGCTACCGCCAGCGGGTACGGGACCGCGTTCAGTGAGGTAACGGTTACGGCCTCAGACTCTGTCGACAGCGGCGGTGGTACGGATCATGACGATTCGGATGACAGCTCGGATGGCGGCAGCAGCAGTGCATCTGGCGGAGGGGTCTCGACAGGCGGTACGGCCCCTAACGGGTCCGCCCCTGTGGTGACATCGAACGGTAACTCGCAGGTCCAAGTCACACTCACAGCCGCTCTTGATGGGGCGGGCAAGGCAAGCATTGCCGCCGAACAAGTAAATGAGCTCCTTGAGGCAGTGGAGCAGGCAGCGGCAGAAGGGAAGTCCGCCGGCATCGTGTTCAAGGTAACGGGCGGCGATAGCACCACCCGCGCCCTGCAGCTTGCTGTACCGGGCGATGCCTTCGCAGCAATAGCGAAGAGTAAGGCTGCCCAGCTGACCGTCTCCACGGCGCTCGGAAGCCTTACGTTTGACCGGACAGCCCTCACAGCCATCCCATCCGCTGGAGAGGATGGAGACGTTACGGTAGGAATCGCCCGCGAGGAGCAGGGGGCGCTGTCTGCCGGACTCCCGGAGGCGGCAAGGGAAACGATCGGAGCAGCCATTGGCAGCCGTCCGGTCTTCACCTACACGGTCGTATCGGGCCGTGCGAATGTATCGGCGTTTGGCGGAGGCAAGGTGAACATTCACATGCCATACGAAGCCGCGGCAGGGGAAGGACCGGACAGCCTTGTGGGGTATCATCTCACCGGGGACAGCCTGGAAGTGCTGCCGTACAGCTTCTATGACGCTGCTGCCGATACGCTCATTCTTCGCGTGCACCATTTGTCCCGCTATGCCGTAGGCTACAATCCGTTGCACTTTGAGGATATGGGCTCCAGCTTTGCCAGACCGCACACCTCATTTCTCGCAGCGCGCGGCATTGTGAACGGAACCCTTCCACAGACGTTCTCTCCCCAAGCTCCGGTTACAAGAGCGGATCTTGCCGTGATGCTCGCCCGGATGGCAGGAGCCGGCCAGGGCACGGCCCAAGGAACATCCTTTACGGATGTTCCAGCGGATGCTTACTATGCGGCTGCCGTTCAGTGGGCCGTCGATACCGGCATTACCGACGGAGTAAGGGAGACGGAATTCGCCCCGCAGGCTCCCGTTACCCGTGAGCAGATGGCGGCGATGCTGGTAAGGTATGCTTCTGCCATGAAGCACGCCTTACCGAGAACAGCGTCTGCCGTACCTTTCGCCGATCAGTCGTCGATTCCGGCGTATGCGCAGGCTGCCTCTCAGGCCCTGCAGCAGGCGGGCATCGTGGATGGGAAGTCGTACACCGACCGGACCGGTTCTTTCTTCGCCGGGGCGGATGCGGTTACGCGGGAGGAAGCGGCCAAGATGCTGAGTATGCTGCTGAAGCGTACGATTCAATAA
- a CDS encoding MFS transporter, whose translation MHHSKWILLTIIIACQLIVVLDASIMITAVPEIGRTLHMSTTSLTWVHNSYILAFGGFLLLGARTGDLWGRRKTLSAGIGLFSLTSLLAGLAPTAEFLLVSRACQGLAAALATPAALALLSASFVEAKERTRAIAMYSAVSAAGGSIGLILGGFFTDFISWRVGMFINVPIGIVLLYLVQRFVQNTEPRTGRFDLWGALTSVMGMTSLVYGLVQAAEGGWERTAAWIPLAAGIILLAAFVLIEARAAEPIVPLRLFTSRHRSGAYLGRFLIVSGNFSLFFFVPQYLQSVLGFSSFEAGLAFLPFTGAQFGMMYLIQGLVHRFGTIKVLTAGLLLASLGTLWLSKIILAQAPFFPHMFILLAMMGIGSGMVFQPLTALGLTDVDARDAGAASGLINVAHQSGSSFGLAVLITVFEAAVGSDQPSTLQLAEALSSSVLGSVVFIILALAAVLLCSLPSRRPARTQAPKKQISGIL comes from the coding sequence ATGCATCATTCAAAATGGATCCTGCTAACCATTATCATCGCATGTCAGCTTATCGTTGTACTTGACGCCTCGATTATGATCACGGCGGTGCCGGAGATCGGCCGTACCCTTCATATGTCGACCACCAGCTTGACCTGGGTCCACAACAGCTATATTTTGGCATTTGGCGGTTTCCTGCTGCTCGGTGCCCGGACAGGGGATCTTTGGGGACGAAGAAAAACGCTTAGCGCAGGCATTGGACTGTTCTCGCTTACCTCTCTGCTGGCCGGTTTGGCGCCGACAGCCGAATTTCTGCTTGTTTCCCGTGCATGCCAAGGCTTGGCGGCTGCATTGGCAACGCCTGCTGCGCTGGCCTTGTTGTCAGCGAGCTTTGTGGAAGCCAAGGAGCGTACCAGAGCGATCGCGATGTACAGCGCAGTTTCGGCTGCGGGCGGCAGTATCGGTCTCATTCTTGGCGGATTTTTCACTGATTTCATTTCATGGCGCGTCGGGATGTTTATCAATGTCCCCATTGGGATTGTCCTGCTGTACTTGGTTCAGAGATTTGTACAGAATACAGAACCGAGGACTGGACGGTTTGATCTTTGGGGGGCGTTGACATCCGTAATGGGCATGACTTCGTTGGTCTATGGCTTAGTTCAAGCTGCGGAGGGCGGCTGGGAGAGAACTGCAGCATGGATTCCGCTTGCAGCCGGCATTATTTTGTTAGCGGCCTTCGTTCTTATTGAAGCTCGAGCGGCAGAGCCGATTGTCCCGCTTCGATTATTTACGAGCCGCCATCGGTCCGGGGCTTATCTGGGCAGGTTCCTTATCGTTAGCGGAAATTTCTCACTCTTCTTCTTTGTCCCGCAATATTTGCAGAGCGTCCTCGGTTTCAGTTCCTTTGAAGCAGGTTTAGCTTTCCTGCCGTTCACAGGGGCCCAGTTCGGGATGATGTACCTGATCCAAGGATTGGTGCACCGATTCGGCACGATCAAAGTACTGACAGCCGGTTTGCTGCTCGCATCCCTCGGTACCCTTTGGCTGAGCAAAATCATACTCGCCCAAGCGCCATTCTTCCCGCATATGTTCATCCTGCTGGCGATGATGGGGATCGGCTCCGGCATGGTCTTCCAGCCGCTTACCGCACTGGGGCTCACCGATGTTGATGCTCGCGATGCCGGTGCTGCTTCGGGTCTGATTAATGTCGCACACCAAAGCGGCTCCTCGTTCGGATTAGCCGTTCTCATTACTGTATTCGAAGCCGCTGTCGGATCGGATCAGCCTTCAACGCTGCAGCTTGCCGAGGCCCTATCGAGTTCCGTCCTGGGATCCGTCGTATTTATTATCCTAGCCCTTGCTGCTGTGCTTCTCTGCTCTCTTCCATCACGCCGGCCCGCTCGTACACAAGCACCAAAAAAGCAAATAAGCGGAATCTTGTAA
- a CDS encoding serine hydrolase domain-containing protein — MKSILKSAVRLLLCACLLLPPVVTDGQTAAADFILTPSALETALDPLIKDRMNTLHIPGAAVVVTRGESIYFSKGYGYATLEPLSPMDPAGTRIPIGSLTKSVTATAAMQLVETGRLDLRRDINTYLNTYQLQPYHNTPITLHDLLTHTSGLDQAVYGVYGRSEDTVPSAAMFLKRYSGLQPPIRPPGAKYEYSNVGLGLVGNLIEQTSGQTLSSFYKEHLFGPLKMPSATLDLPVGDPKLAKSYTYSRGSYEEVPYSHIALPGAGGLSVVPNEFANYLIAHLNRGQAGGQGILKPEPSLNAMHAKQYAANEQQDGLGYGFFRGRTSAGLLTLYHTGEIDGFVSELVLIPSERIGIFVAINGGSSGVELHDRIVDVLSNYMILPLQMSASGRSAGSGTSAGYEPAELAGDYQAGINPVHGWGKWLRFLGGFSSKVEAMDSSTLQVTGIFSGSEERQTKIFKPAGAGLYRDAAGPETLSFHKVNGKMTVNGSDNITLEKVSFWQKTWTLLSLYAAGSLIFIVTMLIWLVRYVVQSLRKSTRPFSRLIGAIALLHTVFLMVHLTYGISQLTYGYPGWYAWGICSLPLLSAALAILLLWKSAVNRKSGGAVWKIAFSTFTLGFTAFLFYWNFLSIHYS, encoded by the coding sequence ATGAAATCTATCTTGAAGTCTGCCGTACGGCTTCTGCTCTGCGCCTGTCTGCTGCTTCCTCCGGTAGTTACGGACGGACAGACGGCGGCCGCCGACTTTATCCTGACGCCGTCCGCACTGGAAACAGCCCTGGATCCGCTGATCAAGGATCGGATGAACACCCTTCATATCCCCGGAGCGGCCGTTGTGGTGACCAGGGGGGAGAGCATCTATTTCAGTAAGGGATACGGCTATGCCACGCTGGAGCCCCTGTCACCGATGGATCCGGCCGGCACCCGAATCCCGATCGGCTCGCTGACCAAGTCGGTGACGGCGACGGCCGCCATGCAGCTCGTGGAGACGGGACGGCTGGATCTGAGACGGGACATCAACACCTACCTCAATACCTACCAGTTGCAGCCGTACCATAACACGCCCATCACGCTGCATGACCTGCTGACCCACACCTCCGGGCTTGACCAGGCAGTGTACGGGGTCTATGGCCGGTCCGAGGACACGGTTCCGTCTGCGGCGATGTTCCTGAAGCGGTATTCCGGGCTGCAGCCCCCGATTCGGCCGCCCGGCGCAAAGTACGAATACAGCAACGTCGGTCTCGGACTTGTCGGGAATTTGATCGAACAGACGTCGGGACAGACGCTGTCGTCCTTCTATAAGGAGCATCTCTTCGGCCCGCTGAAGATGCCCAGCGCCACGCTCGATCTTCCGGTCGGCGACCCAAAGCTTGCAAAGTCATACACTTACTCCAGGGGAAGCTATGAGGAGGTGCCGTACAGTCATATCGCTCTTCCCGGGGCGGGAGGGCTGAGTGTCGTGCCCAATGAATTCGCGAATTACCTTATCGCTCACCTGAACAGGGGGCAGGCAGGCGGACAGGGCATCCTGAAGCCGGAACCCTCCCTGAATGCCATGCATGCGAAGCAGTATGCGGCGAACGAACAGCAGGACGGCCTGGGCTACGGTTTTTTTCGGGGCAGGACATCCGCAGGCCTGCTTACCCTGTACCATACGGGCGAAATAGACGGCTTCGTCTCGGAACTCGTCCTGATTCCCTCAGAGCGCATCGGGATTTTCGTTGCGATAAACGGAGGGAGTTCGGGTGTGGAGCTGCACGATCGGATCGTCGATGTCCTCAGCAACTACATGATTCTTCCTCTACAGATGTCGGCTTCCGGCCGTTCAGCCGGAAGCGGTACGTCTGCAGGCTACGAACCGGCAGAGCTGGCGGGGGACTACCAGGCGGGAATCAACCCGGTGCACGGATGGGGCAAGTGGCTCCGGTTCCTCGGAGGCTTCAGTTCGAAAGTGGAAGCAATGGATTCGTCGACCCTGCAGGTTACCGGAATCTTCTCAGGCAGCGAAGAACGACAGACGAAGATCTTCAAGCCTGCCGGAGCAGGACTGTACCGGGACGCTGCTGGCCCAGAGACGCTTTCCTTCCATAAGGTGAACGGGAAGATGACCGTCAACGGTTCCGACAACATCACCCTGGAGAAAGTGTCCTTCTGGCAAAAAACATGGACGCTGCTGTCCCTGTACGCAGCCGGCTCTCTGATTTTCATCGTTACCATGCTGATCTGGCTCGTTAGGTACGTTGTGCAGTCGTTACGAAAATCGACACGGCCGTTCTCCCGTCTGATCGGAGCTATTGCCCTACTTCATACGGTCTTCCTGATGGTTCATCTCACCTACGGCATCAGTCAGCTCACGTATGGGTACCCCGGCTGGTATGCCTGGGGCATATGCTCCCTGCCGCTTCTCTCGGCAGCGCTGGCCATACTGCTGCTCTGGAAGAGTGCTGTGAACAGAAAGAGCGGGGGGGCTGTTTGGAAGATCGCCTTTTCCACCTTTACCCTGGGATTCACGGCATTTTTGTTCTATTGGAATTTCCTTTCCATCCATTACTCCTGA
- a CDS encoding helix-turn-helix domain-containing protein, with amino-acid sequence MTPARSYTSTKKANKRNLVKSGSPTCSRAYGVTPMAFLLQFRIEQSKRLLVQTTWPVARIAEEVGFRYLSHYSTCFSRKEGLSPSAFRSKFTRNQ; translated from the coding sequence ATCACGCCGGCCCGCTCGTACACAAGCACCAAAAAAGCAAATAAGCGGAATCTTGTAAAATCCGGCTCTCCTACTTGCAGCAGAGCATACGGGGTTACACCGATGGCCTTCTTGCTGCAGTTCCGAATCGAGCAGTCCAAGCGGCTGCTGGTGCAAACCACGTGGCCCGTCGCACGGATTGCCGAGGAAGTGGGATTCCGGTATCTCTCTCATTACTCCACCTGCTTCAGCAGGAAGGAAGGCCTGTCTCCCTCCGCGTTCCGGAGCAAGTTCACAAGAAATCAATAA
- a CDS encoding putative Ig domain-containing protein, whose protein sequence is MSNNKSKPWVALMLAAHLAAGTVLTGASPGQAGAAEAALPGTPYTAGGAYDVSVPHVMINQVYGGGLAPAADTYASHGFIELYNPTDQDISLNGWSLQYADRGSNAKTGPTGAWQKLDLSGTIPAHSSFLITGEASGAANPAPQLTLAAKSDLSWPGRFINNKGLKVVLMSSTELLTDVNPYLTKPPGYVDMLGTASNDEGSDIDGYETSYPSGSAEGTSKKKAVVRRDRTDSDNNKLDFAQLDYSTAAPQELAAGAPRGSIDGEWGTAADPLGLADITVPTAYEDVPYSVTFSAYGGKAPYTYSASGLPAGLQIDSAAGTLSGTPAPEAAGEYTVSVTVTDSAYAVTQRTVPFTVQAEGIKDRIRMTKIGGYSVGTTNEDGGVAEIISITRITANFIS, encoded by the coding sequence ATGTCGAATAACAAAAGCAAACCGTGGGTCGCCTTGATGCTGGCAGCCCATCTGGCCGCAGGCACCGTGCTCACGGGAGCGTCACCCGGCCAGGCAGGCGCTGCCGAAGCAGCGCTGCCGGGCACACCTTATACGGCCGGAGGAGCCTATGATGTCAGCGTGCCGCACGTGATGATCAACCAGGTCTACGGCGGCGGGCTGGCGCCTGCAGCCGATACGTATGCGAGCCACGGGTTCATCGAGCTGTACAACCCTACGGACCAGGATATCAGTCTGAACGGATGGTCCCTGCAGTACGCCGACCGGGGGTCAAACGCCAAGACAGGCCCCACGGGTGCATGGCAGAAGCTGGACCTGAGCGGAACGATCCCGGCGCATTCTTCCTTCCTGATCACTGGGGAAGCCTCGGGAGCGGCCAATCCCGCTCCGCAGCTGACGCTGGCTGCGAAGAGCGACCTCTCCTGGCCCGGACGCTTCATCAATAACAAGGGCTTGAAGGTTGTGCTGATGAGCAGCACCGAGCTGCTGACCGATGTGAATCCATATCTTACGAAGCCTCCCGGCTATGTGGACATGCTGGGAACGGCAAGCAACGATGAGGGCAGTGACATCGACGGCTATGAGACGAGCTACCCGTCAGGCAGTGCGGAGGGAACGTCGAAGAAGAAAGCGGTCGTACGCCGGGACCGCACGGACAGCGACAACAACAAGCTCGATTTCGCCCAGCTCGACTACAGTACGGCCGCTCCGCAGGAGCTTGCGGCAGGGGCTCCCCGCGGCAGCATAGACGGTGAGTGGGGCACAGCAGCGGACCCTCTCGGACTGGCGGACATCACCGTGCCTACAGCCTATGAGGACGTGCCGTACTCCGTCACCTTCTCGGCTTATGGCGGTAAGGCGCCGTACACCTACAGCGCTTCCGGACTGCCGGCAGGACTGCAGATCGATAGCGCCGCCGGTACGCTTAGCGGCACTCCGGCTCCTGAAGCGGCGGGTGAGTACACGGTCAGCGTGACGGTGACCGATAGTGCCTATGCGGTGACGCAGAGGACAGTGCCCTTCACCGTGCAGGCAGAGGGAATAAAGGACCGGATCCGGATGACGAAGATTGGAGGATACTCCGTCGGCACAACGAATGAAGACGGCGGGGTAGCCGAGATCATAAGTATAACAAGGATAACGGCAAATTTTATCTCGTGA
- a CDS encoding metallophosphoesterase, with protein sequence MFIGIGIIVLLIYSGLVYYIGWRGYRWLRPGTSTRRFKSLYSLVVALAASSFIIGRMSGVKLLGMVGAYWMALFYLLLLLVPLAHLTVILLRFTLLPQHGTQRVAGFTTLALLVSLLAFGSYNAYSPVVRAYSLPMDKDSSSIASLNIAMAADTHFGLLSGRNHAERLVEQVNALKPDLILLPGDMFDDDVQPFIDQKIDLILSGLQAPYGVYATLGNHDKHDGTMQELIDTLERSGIQVLYDEAVTVNDQLTLVGRKDRTDRERLPLERLMEGVDRSKPVILLEHQPYELDIAEQLGIDLMVSGHTHRGQIFPGNLITDAIYENDWGYLQKGDMHSIVTSGFGFWGPPIRIGTRSELVSIQVQFE encoded by the coding sequence ATGTTTATCGGAATAGGAATCATCGTATTATTGATTTATAGCGGATTAGTCTATTACATTGGATGGCGCGGGTATCGCTGGCTTCGTCCGGGTACATCAACCCGGCGGTTCAAGTCACTCTACAGCCTCGTGGTGGCGCTCGCGGCCAGCTCCTTCATTATCGGACGCATGTCGGGGGTCAAGCTCCTGGGGATGGTCGGAGCCTATTGGATGGCTCTATTTTATTTGCTGCTCCTGCTGGTGCCGCTTGCACATCTTACCGTGATTCTGCTGCGCTTCACCCTGCTGCCACAGCACGGGACGCAGAGGGTGGCTGGGTTTACGACGCTGGCACTGCTGGTTTCTTTGCTTGCCTTCGGCTCTTACAATGCCTACAGCCCGGTTGTTCGTGCGTATAGCCTTCCAATGGACAAAGACTCCTCATCCATTGCTTCCCTGAACATTGCGATGGCCGCGGATACGCATTTTGGGCTTCTGTCGGGCAGAAACCATGCGGAGCGTTTGGTGGAGCAAGTGAATGCGCTGAAGCCGGATCTCATCCTGCTGCCAGGGGACATGTTTGACGACGACGTTCAGCCGTTCATCGATCAGAAGATCGATCTGATACTGTCCGGGCTTCAGGCACCCTACGGTGTATATGCCACTCTCGGCAATCATGATAAGCATGATGGCACCATGCAGGAGTTGATCGATACGCTAGAGCGCAGTGGAATCCAGGTTCTCTATGATGAAGCAGTAACTGTAAATGACCAGCTAACCCTCGTGGGGCGTAAAGACCGTACCGACCGTGAACGGTTACCTTTGGAGCGGCTGATGGAAGGTGTTGACCGATCGAAGCCGGTGATTCTTCTCGAGCATCAGCCGTATGAACTGGACATCGCAGAGCAGCTGGGCATTGACTTGATGGTATCCGGCCATACGCACCGGGGTCAAATTTTCCCTGGGAACCTGATCACAGATGCGATCTATGAGAATGATTGGGGTTATCTTCAAAAGGGTGACATGCATTCCATCGTGACGTCGGGCTTCGGCTTCTGGGGGCCGCCCATCCGGATCGGCACGAGGTCTGAGCTTGTGAGCATTCAAGTGCAGTTTGAGTAA
- a CDS encoding SDR family NAD(P)-dependent oxidoreductase, whose protein sequence is MKIYYLITGTSSGIGEALAAKALQNGMEVCGISLGMSGNLVPFDHYRHINYDIRETAGLEPIAATILKNLDTSRLDMICLINNAGTVEPLQSFETCGHEAIGANILTNLIAPMVLTSSFIKYTENYPIRRKVVNISSAASIYPLSGMGTYCTAKAGINMFTSCVGAEQADKPNPVEIIAVDPGMVDTEMQLRCRETERFAMAEYFRGLQNHNGLISAARAAENIHRMIERKYERGKLLSPIGEVM, encoded by the coding sequence TTGAAGATCTACTATTTGATAACGGGAACCTCGAGCGGCATTGGTGAAGCTCTGGCAGCGAAGGCTTTGCAGAATGGAATGGAGGTATGCGGCATATCGCTCGGAATGTCCGGTAATCTGGTTCCTTTCGATCATTACCGCCATATCAATTATGATATCAGAGAGACCGCAGGCCTTGAACCGATCGCTGCCACTATTCTGAAGAACCTCGACACCTCGAGGCTGGACATGATCTGTCTCATCAATAACGCGGGGACGGTGGAGCCCCTCCAGTCCTTTGAAACCTGCGGACATGAAGCCATCGGGGCCAACATCCTCACGAATCTGATCGCTCCTATGGTTCTGACCTCCTCCTTTATCAAGTACACGGAGAACTATCCTATTCGAAGGAAAGTTGTTAACATCTCCTCCGCCGCCTCCATCTATCCGCTCAGCGGAATGGGAACTTACTGTACGGCGAAAGCGGGCATCAATATGTTCACAAGCTGCGTCGGGGCAGAGCAAGCCGACAAACCCAATCCGGTAGAAATCATTGCCGTTGATCCCGGCATGGTTGATACTGAGATGCAGCTGCGCTGCAGAGAAACGGAGAGATTTGCCATGGCAGAGTATTTTCGGGGTCTCCAGAACCATAACGGGCTTATCTCGGCCGCACGGGCTGCAGAGAACATTCACCGTATGATCGAGCGGAAGTATGAGAGGGGGAAGCTGCTGTCGCCTATTGGCGAGGTGATGTAG
- a CDS encoding AraC family transcriptional regulator, whose translation MPERSREGHARNGESASIHKQALEQLIAMTNRIPLTDGRTPTKIPFLSIIKHSRDTQRSPGVLTPSFCLILQGTKRLYLGQDIFHYGAGDYLASLIDMPASAQVIGAVEPAPYLGLRIDFTTKEIASVVMEAGIITESKEKGLSAGAFIGKSDAELLDIFLRLVKLTEKPQDVRYLSELIKKEMIFNLLSGEFGHLFFQKALFDQRADGIGKAIHWIKENYARSFTVEELAKSCSMSTSGLHHKFKAITTMGPLQYQKQLRLQEARRLMLSGPMGVTTAALTVGYESPSQFNREYRRLFGLPPLQDMKTMRKSSSAWGFEDS comes from the coding sequence ATGCCGGAACGAAGCAGAGAGGGCCACGCGAGGAATGGAGAGAGTGCTTCTATTCATAAGCAGGCGCTGGAGCAGCTTATTGCCATGACGAATCGGATTCCCCTGACAGATGGACGGACACCAACCAAGATTCCGTTTCTATCCATTATTAAACACAGTCGAGATACACAGCGAAGCCCGGGCGTGCTGACTCCATCTTTTTGTCTGATTCTTCAAGGGACGAAGAGGCTCTACCTTGGTCAAGATATCTTTCACTATGGTGCAGGCGATTATTTGGCATCGCTGATCGATATGCCGGCTTCAGCCCAAGTGATCGGAGCTGTTGAACCCGCGCCGTATCTGGGGCTGCGCATCGATTTTACGACGAAAGAAATCGCGTCTGTGGTCATGGAGGCAGGCATCATCACGGAATCCAAAGAGAAAGGGCTGAGTGCCGGAGCCTTCATTGGTAAATCGGATGCTGAGCTGCTGGATATCTTTCTCCGATTAGTAAAGCTCACCGAGAAGCCTCAGGACGTGCGATATTTGTCCGAGTTGATAAAGAAGGAAATGATTTTCAACTTGCTGTCGGGCGAGTTTGGGCATTTATTTTTCCAAAAGGCGCTATTCGATCAAAGAGCGGATGGAATCGGCAAGGCGATCCACTGGATCAAGGAAAACTACGCACGTTCATTCACCGTCGAGGAACTCGCCAAGTCCTGCAGCATGAGTACCTCCGGACTGCATCATAAATTCAAGGCCATCACCACCATGGGGCCTCTGCAGTATCAGAAACAGCTGCGTCTTCAGGAAGCGAGGCGTCTGATGTTGAGCGGTCCCATGGGTGTGACGACGGCTGCATTGACCGTCGGCTATGAAAGTCCGTCGCAATTCAACCGGGAATACCGGAGGCTGTTTGGTCTGCCTCCGCTGCAAGATATGAAAACCATGCGAAAATCTTCCAGCGCCTGGGGATTCGAGGATAGTTAA